A window of the Lysinibacillus irui genome harbors these coding sequences:
- a CDS encoding DUF2621 domain-containing protein, giving the protein MLQGWFLWFILFWVVVLISLMAIGGFFMFRKFLKALPKQDGKSDLDWQEYYLDKTIHLWGQAEKDLLYELVSPVPELFRQVAKEKIAGKIGELALEEKAAAINNDLIIRGYIQATPKRDHKFLRKKLEQMQIDIAPYEHLFE; this is encoded by the coding sequence TTGTTACAAGGTTGGTTTTTATGGTTTATTTTATTTTGGGTTGTCGTCCTCATTTCATTGATGGCTATTGGCGGATTCTTTATGTTCCGTAAATTTTTAAAAGCATTACCTAAGCAGGATGGAAAATCTGACTTAGATTGGCAGGAATATTATTTAGATAAAACAATTCACTTATGGGGACAAGCTGAAAAGGACTTACTCTATGAGCTAGTAAGTCCAGTACCTGAGCTCTTTAGACAAGTAGCAAAGGAAAAAATCGCAGGCAAAATCGGTGAGCTCGCTTTAGAGGAAAAAGCAGCTGCCATTAACAATGACCTCATTATTCGTGGCTATATCCAAGCAACACCCAAGCGCGATCACAAATTTTTACGCAAAAAATTAGAACAAATGCAAATTGACATCGCCCCATACGAACACTTATTTGAATGA
- a CDS encoding DUF1659 domain-containing protein codes for MANVNFISATLRLKYEDGYDEQNEPKFTTKSYRNLNNTHSADDLLAVAHAFASLSSQTLSSIAKQETSDIS; via the coding sequence ATGGCAAACGTTAACTTTATTAGTGCAACTCTGCGTCTCAAGTATGAAGATGGCTATGATGAGCAAAATGAACCGAAATTCACAACAAAATCGTATCGTAATCTTAACAACACACATAGTGCGGATGATTTACTAGCTGTGGCGCATGCTTTTGCAAGTCTTTCATCACAGACTTTGTCTAGCATTGCAAAGCAAGAAACAAGCGATATATCTTAA
- a CDS encoding DUF2922 domain-containing protein: MAQVLELQFATVDGKTTTLTIDAPKPNVSVAEIQQAMETIVAKNVFAGQVGALSAIKGARLVDRQVTEFDVATE; encoded by the coding sequence ATGGCACAAGTATTAGAGTTACAATTTGCAACAGTGGATGGTAAAACGACAACATTAACGATTGATGCTCCAAAGCCCAATGTCTCAGTGGCTGAAATTCAGCAGGCAATGGAAACGATTGTGGCGAAAAATGTATTTGCCGGACAGGTAGGGGCTTTGTCTGCCATTAAGGGGGCACGCCTTGTAGATCGTCAAGTAACGGAATTTGATGTAGCAACAGAATAA
- a CDS encoding YvrJ family protein, which translates to MEQWLNMISDIGFPILVSFYLLHRVEVKLDAIHAALVSLK; encoded by the coding sequence ATGGAACAGTGGTTAAACATGATATCCGATATCGGTTTTCCGATTTTAGTGTCATTTTATTTGTTGCACCGCGTCGAAGTAAAGCTGGATGCGATTCATGCTGCACTCGTTTCGTTAAAATGA
- a CDS encoding SCO family protein, with amino-acid sequence MKRKLLGLVLLLTCASVLGACGNSKFKADYSLEIPEFEHVNQRGETISLESLKGKPWIGMYIFTNCVSICPPMSLNMAQVQEKLQKKGVEDYHIVAFSVDPDVDKPEVLADYLSKYNVPDESKWNLLTGYSQKYIEQFAVKNTKILVKNDPNSDQVIHGNQFFLVDKDGVIVKMYNGYAENIEDVPIDTIASDIETYIDENL; translated from the coding sequence ATGAAACGTAAATTACTAGGGCTAGTTCTACTGCTGACTTGTGCATCCGTACTAGGAGCATGTGGAAATTCAAAATTTAAAGCAGATTATAGCCTGGAAATACCCGAATTTGAACATGTAAATCAACGTGGTGAAACGATTTCACTAGAAAGTTTGAAAGGCAAGCCTTGGATCGGCATGTATATATTTACGAACTGTGTGTCGATTTGTCCGCCCATGTCATTGAATATGGCACAAGTGCAAGAAAAGCTCCAGAAAAAAGGAGTAGAGGATTATCATATTGTTGCCTTTTCAGTAGATCCAGATGTGGATAAACCAGAGGTGTTAGCCGATTATCTTAGTAAATACAATGTACCAGATGAATCAAAATGGAACCTTCTAACAGGATATTCACAAAAATATATTGAACAATTTGCTGTGAAAAATACCAAAATTTTAGTGAAAAACGACCCTAACAGTGATCAAGTCATACATGGTAATCAATTTTTCTTAGTCGATAAAGATGGTGTTATCGTCAAAATGTATAATGGCTATGCTGAAAATATTGAAGATGTCCCAATTGATACGATAGCTTCTGATATCGAAACATATATTGATGAAAATTTATAA
- a CDS encoding sigma-70 family RNA polymerase sigma factor, whose translation MSDNEKLEQLMAIHTEQLFRIAYYYTKDLQLAEDIVQDVFIKFYHQKHYEERGEMKAYLARMTINKCKDYLKSWAYRKITFQHKFFTKQKSVLQDTLILQDEQDLLDEAILRLPIKPREAIVYYYLEEMTIKENAELLEIPEGTVKSRLKKGKELLKVDLQNIEWEVLFHG comes from the coding sequence ATGTCTGATAACGAAAAATTAGAGCAACTAATGGCTATACATACGGAGCAATTATTTCGAATTGCTTATTACTATACAAAGGATTTACAACTAGCCGAGGATATTGTGCAGGATGTTTTTATTAAATTCTACCATCAAAAACATTATGAAGAACGAGGAGAAATGAAGGCTTACTTGGCACGCATGACGATTAATAAATGTAAGGATTACTTAAAAAGCTGGGCATATCGAAAAATTACATTTCAGCATAAATTTTTTACCAAACAAAAGTCGGTCTTGCAGGATACACTTATTCTTCAGGATGAACAAGATTTATTAGATGAAGCAATTTTACGGTTACCCATTAAGCCACGAGAAGCGATTGTCTATTATTACTTAGAGGAAATGACAATTAAAGAAAATGCTGAATTACTTGAGATTCCTGAAGGTACGGTGAAATCACGTTTAAAAAAAGGGAAAGAGCTTTTAAAAGTAGATTTACAAAATATCGAATGGGAGGTACTTTTCCATGGATAA
- a CDS encoding DUF1572 family protein: MTTIAQTYLQVVQKRFQNVKELGDKALAQLEEEQLHWAYNEESNNIAVIVKHVSGNMISRWTNFLTTDGEKATRNRDDEFMDSLHTKESIIAVWEKGWQVFLDTLASLSESDLERHVTIRGEQLAVIDAIERQMAHYAQHVGQIIYIAKQVKGSEWQTLSIAKGESQAFTEAMLERNQS, encoded by the coding sequence ATGACAACGATTGCGCAAACCTATTTACAGGTTGTTCAAAAGAGATTCCAAAATGTGAAAGAGTTAGGGGATAAGGCTCTTGCCCAATTAGAAGAGGAACAGCTGCACTGGGCGTATAATGAAGAATCTAATAATATAGCTGTCATTGTGAAGCATGTTAGTGGCAATATGATTTCACGTTGGACGAATTTTTTAACGACAGATGGTGAGAAGGCTACAAGAAATCGGGATGATGAGTTTATGGATAGTCTTCATACAAAAGAATCTATTATCGCAGTTTGGGAAAAGGGCTGGCAAGTCTTTTTAGATACTTTGGCGAGTTTAAGCGAATCTGATTTGGAGAGGCATGTTACCATTAGAGGAGAGCAGCTAGCTGTGATCGATGCCATTGAGAGACAAATGGCTCATTATGCACAGCATGTTGGTCAAATTATTTATATTGCGAAACAAGTAAAGGGCTCTGAATGGCAAACATTAAGTATAGCAAAAGGGGAGTCTCAAGCTTTTACAGAGGCCATGCTAGAAAGAAACCAATCATAA
- a CDS encoding delta-aminolevulinic acid dehydratase translates to MSKPELYVNLVVGPDCDFESMAIRAALESFGARVTLHLIGRPNDLIDVLSGEDLYGRMDYLILNFHGNEGRFCLPELGEEVYENDEPQDLYFGPRHIESYCRLQNVKVLATGCTLGWQQLATAFLASGCQSYLAPDDYIDGNANLMFVIRYFYEIITNQKSQQEAFDLAQAIDSETAMYKLYVAN, encoded by the coding sequence TTGAGTAAACCAGAGTTATATGTAAATTTAGTAGTTGGACCAGATTGTGATTTCGAATCCATGGCCATTAGAGCGGCACTTGAATCATTTGGCGCCAGGGTCACACTGCATTTGATTGGAAGACCCAATGATTTGATTGATGTCTTATCTGGAGAGGACCTTTATGGCAGAATGGACTATCTTATTTTAAATTTCCACGGCAATGAAGGGCGCTTTTGTTTACCCGAGTTAGGCGAAGAAGTGTATGAGAACGATGAACCTCAAGATCTATACTTTGGACCAAGGCATATTGAGTCCTATTGCCGGCTACAAAATGTCAAAGTTCTAGCAACAGGCTGTACATTAGGTTGGCAGCAGCTAGCAACAGCCTTTTTAGCGAGTGGCTGTCAATCCTATTTAGCACCTGATGATTATATTGACGGCAATGCGAATCTTATGTTTGTTATTCGTTATTTTTATGAAATCATCACCAATCAAAAAAGTCAGCAGGAGGCGTTTGACCTTGCGCAAGCCATTGACTCTGAAACAGCCATGTACAAGCTTTATGTAGCAAATTAA
- a CDS encoding alanine/glycine:cation symporter family protein, producing the protein MEWISSIVDSGNNILWTYILIILLLAAGLYFSIGTKFVQIRLFPEMFRLIVEKRDGESGVSPFQAFTISAASRVGTGNITGVALAIGVGGPGAVFWMWIIAILGMATAFIESTLAQVYKVKDGDTFRGGPAYYMEKALGQRKLGIIFSILLTLSFGFIFNAVQSNTIATSVGDAFDISPKAIGVMLVVLTALIIFGGVHRIVKVTQILVPVMAIFYLLVALFVVVTNLSEIPNVFKLIFTHAFGLQEAAGGAIGAAIMQGVRRGLFSNEAGMGSVPNAAATANTSHPAKQGLVQSLGVFFDTIMICTATAFIIILAGLYDTGESNGIILTQDSLAVHVGGWAPYFIAISIIFFAFSSIIGNYYYGESNIEFMNAHKGWMFSYRILVLVMVMFGSLAQVQLVWNLADLFMGLMALINIAIIMLLGKIAFLVLDDFTLQRKAGKNPVFYAKSIPTLKNTDCWEEDR; encoded by the coding sequence ATGGAATGGATTTCATCTATTGTAGATAGCGGAAATAATATTTTATGGACATATATCCTGATTATTTTACTTTTAGCAGCAGGATTATATTTTTCAATTGGTACAAAGTTTGTACAAATTCGTCTTTTTCCTGAAATGTTTCGTCTGATTGTTGAAAAAAGAGATGGCGAATCGGGTGTGTCACCGTTTCAAGCCTTTACGATTAGTGCCGCTTCACGTGTTGGCACTGGGAATATCACAGGTGTTGCCTTAGCCATTGGTGTCGGGGGCCCTGGTGCTGTATTTTGGATGTGGATTATCGCTATTTTAGGGATGGCAACCGCCTTCATCGAAAGTACTTTAGCGCAGGTGTACAAAGTCAAGGATGGCGATACGTTCCGAGGTGGACCTGCCTACTATATGGAGAAGGCATTAGGTCAAAGAAAGCTAGGTATTATCTTTAGTATTCTATTAACATTAAGCTTTGGATTTATTTTTAACGCTGTACAATCGAATACTATCGCAACTTCAGTTGGAGATGCATTTGACATAAGTCCAAAGGCCATCGGGGTTATGCTAGTAGTGTTAACAGCATTAATTATTTTTGGTGGTGTACATAGAATTGTAAAAGTAACACAAATTCTTGTACCTGTCATGGCGATCTTTTATTTACTTGTAGCCCTTTTTGTTGTGGTGACAAATTTATCTGAAATACCGAATGTATTCAAACTAATTTTCACGCACGCATTTGGTCTTCAAGAAGCGGCTGGTGGAGCAATCGGTGCGGCTATCATGCAAGGGGTACGTCGTGGTTTATTTTCCAATGAAGCTGGTATGGGTAGTGTGCCTAATGCAGCAGCTACTGCCAATACCTCACATCCCGCGAAGCAAGGGCTTGTACAAAGCTTAGGTGTCTTTTTTGATACGATTATGATTTGTACGGCGACAGCCTTTATCATTATTTTAGCTGGTTTATATGATACAGGTGAAAGCAACGGCATTATTTTGACGCAAGATTCTTTAGCTGTGCATGTTGGGGGCTGGGCTCCATATTTCATTGCCATTTCCATCATCTTCTTTGCTTTTAGCTCGATTATCGGTAACTATTATTATGGTGAATCCAATATTGAATTTATGAATGCCCATAAAGGTTGGATGTTTAGCTATCGTATTTTAGTGTTAGTTATGGTAATGTTTGGCTCGTTAGCACAGGTACAGCTTGTGTGGAACTTAGCTGACCTATTTATGGGTCTCATGGCTCTCATCAATATTGCTATTATTATGCTTCTTGGAAAAATTGCCTTCCTTGTATTAGACGACTTTACCCTACAACGTAAAGCTGGTAAAAACCCTGTCTTTTATGCAAAATCGATTCCAACGTTAAAAAATACAGATTGTTGGGAAGAAGATCGATAA
- a CDS encoding aspartate/glutamate racemase family protein translates to MKTIGLIGGMSWESSAQYYRLINEQIKQQLGGLHSAKCILYSVDFQQIEHFQARGEWDKAGEVLAQAAQSLERAGADFIVICTNTMHKVIDIIDASITIPILHIADATARQIKEAGLQKIALLGTKYTMEQAFYKARIEEIGIEVIVPNEHERIEVNRIIYEELCLGNIVPASKSYYVHVIAELVKDGVEGVILGCTEIGLLIQQENVTIPVFDTTAIHAQTAVEMAIQEGANYAGESKTIRH, encoded by the coding sequence ATGAAAACAATCGGTTTAATTGGTGGCATGAGCTGGGAATCGTCTGCACAATATTACAGACTTATCAATGAACAAATCAAACAACAGCTCGGAGGCTTACACTCTGCGAAATGTATCCTATATAGTGTTGATTTCCAGCAAATTGAGCATTTTCAGGCTAGAGGAGAGTGGGACAAGGCGGGCGAGGTCCTTGCTCAAGCAGCACAATCACTTGAGCGAGCAGGTGCAGATTTTATCGTTATTTGTACGAATACGATGCATAAGGTCATTGATATTATTGATGCATCTATCACCATTCCTATTTTACATATTGCGGATGCAACAGCTCGGCAAATTAAAGAAGCAGGCCTACAGAAAATTGCCCTTCTTGGCACGAAATATACAATGGAGCAAGCTTTTTATAAAGCAAGAATAGAGGAAATTGGTATTGAAGTCATTGTGCCAAACGAACATGAGCGAATAGAAGTAAATCGTATTATTTATGAAGAACTATGCTTAGGCAATATTGTGCCAGCCTCTAAGTCATACTATGTCCACGTTATCGCCGAGCTTGTGAAAGATGGTGTAGAAGGGGTCATTTTAGGCTGTACAGAGATTGGTCTGCTGATTCAACAGGAGAATGTTACGATTCCAGTATTTGATACAACAGCCATCCATGCACAGACTGCTGTAGAGATGGCTATTCAGGAGGGAGCAAATTATGCAGGGGAAAGTAAGACAATTAGGCATTAA
- a CDS encoding DmpA family aminopeptidase, translated as MQGKVRQLGIKIGTLPVGKKNCITDVAGVRVGHVTLDEQLDQHGGYACTGVTAILPHSGNVFQDKVTAASYVLNGFGKTTGLVQVNELGVIESPIMLTNTFGVPAVTQGTMRYMLDMNEDIGLTTGTINLVVGECNDSYLNSIRACAVTPEHAIKAIHQASNDTAQEGAIGAGKGMMCFGYKGGIGSSSRLVKIEQPDVSYTVGCLVLSNFGQSTDFLAEHYVASPTQSKSTLSPTDGSIIIVLATDAPLSSRQLTRVIKRCGIGLGRTGSHFSHGSGDIVIGFTTAHRIPHSTDQLVETRAQLREDHPIMNQLFAAAAEATEEAILNSLSQAQTTVGRNGHTVEAYSFQKAIET; from the coding sequence ATGCAGGGGAAAGTAAGACAATTAGGCATTAAAATTGGCACCTTACCAGTCGGCAAAAAAAACTGTATTACCGACGTAGCTGGAGTCCGAGTGGGTCATGTCACACTGGATGAGCAATTAGATCAGCATGGAGGCTATGCGTGCACGGGCGTCACAGCCATTTTACCGCATAGCGGCAATGTATTTCAGGACAAGGTGACGGCTGCAAGTTATGTGCTGAATGGCTTTGGAAAAACGACGGGGCTTGTACAGGTCAATGAATTAGGGGTTATTGAGTCACCCATTATGCTAACCAATACTTTCGGTGTGCCAGCAGTTACGCAAGGCACGATGCGTTATATGCTAGACATGAATGAAGACATTGGCCTCACAACAGGAACCATTAATCTCGTTGTAGGCGAATGTAATGATAGTTATTTAAACTCCATCAGAGCCTGTGCTGTGACACCAGAGCATGCCATCAAAGCGATTCATCAAGCCTCCAACGATACCGCACAGGAGGGAGCCATTGGTGCAGGAAAAGGCATGATGTGTTTCGGCTATAAAGGAGGGATTGGTTCATCTTCTCGTCTTGTTAAAATCGAACAACCTGATGTTAGCTATACAGTTGGCTGCTTAGTTCTTAGTAATTTTGGACAAAGTACAGACTTTTTAGCCGAGCATTATGTAGCTTCACCTACTCAAAGCAAATCGACCTTATCACCAACAGATGGCTCCATTATTATTGTCCTTGCGACAGATGCTCCACTAAGTAGCCGACAATTGACCCGCGTCATTAAACGTTGTGGTATCGGTCTAGGACGGACAGGCAGTCATTTTTCGCATGGTAGTGGTGATATTGTCATTGGCTTTACAACTGCCCATCGTATCCCTCATAGCACTGACCAGCTAGTGGAAACAAGAGCACAGCTACGTGAGGACCATCCTATCATGAATCAATTATTTGCTGCTGCTGCTGAAGCAACAGAGGAAGCCATTTTGAACTCACTTTCACAGGCACAGACAACGGTTGGTCGTAATGGACATACGGTAGAAGCATACTCATTTCAAAAAGCTATTGAAACATAG
- a CDS encoding M15 family metallopeptidase, with translation MERNHPNTPSVCESNEPLIQIPAAHPRLFIEPIYYQQQIPDSLRTIYVRKGVFERLQQALTLLPQEYSLVLYDGYRPFQVQHYLFSHFSRQLAQQMPQATSQEIMQATKRYVAFPSEQSAHLAPHLTGGAIDVTLVDVTGKALDLGTAFDEMNEKSATRYFEQHTAENPLACRHRRLLYNCMTLAGFTNYAEEWWHYDYHNVAWARRVQAQVAYYGAVHATIQNHTVKEFRFL, from the coding sequence ATGGAAAGGAACCATCCTAATACGCCGTCTGTATGTGAAAGCAATGAGCCGCTTATTCAGATCCCTGCTGCCCATCCGAGATTATTCATTGAGCCTATCTATTATCAGCAACAAATCCCTGATAGTTTACGAACAATTTATGTACGTAAAGGGGTTTTTGAGCGTTTGCAGCAGGCGTTAACATTATTACCACAGGAATATAGTCTAGTACTCTATGATGGCTATCGTCCTTTTCAGGTGCAACACTATTTGTTTAGTCATTTTTCGAGGCAATTAGCTCAACAAATGCCGCAGGCGACTTCTCAAGAGATCATGCAAGCAACAAAAAGGTATGTAGCCTTTCCAAGTGAACAGTCTGCTCATCTAGCACCTCATTTAACAGGAGGTGCCATTGATGTAACGCTTGTTGATGTAACTGGGAAAGCTTTGGATCTTGGAACAGCTTTTGATGAAATGAATGAAAAATCAGCTACACGGTATTTTGAACAGCATACAGCAGAAAATCCTCTGGCCTGTCGGCATCGGCGCTTACTGTATAACTGTATGACGCTTGCAGGGTTTACCAATTATGCAGAGGAATGGTGGCATTATGATTATCACAATGTGGCATGGGCCAGACGTGTTCAAGCGCAAGTAGCCTATTACGGAGCAGTACACGCAACAATTCAAAATCATACTGTAAAGGAGTTTCGATTTCTATGA
- a CDS encoding M55 family metallopeptidase, with protein sequence MKVYISADIEGITGTTSWSETELNAPDYQFFQRQMTREVEAAIEGAIAGGATEILLKDAHDSARNLDISNLPINCKVIRGWTYDPMCMVAGLDQSFDRAIFIGYHSKGGSERNPLAHTLCTYADVKINGEYASEFLINTYAAALHGVPVSFVSGDVGLTEEIQALNDHIVTFATKEGVGNATISVSPQLTIRETKRLVESSMKVPRTALQVKLPDRFVVDIIYRDHTRAYRNSFYPNATFKPHNTVEFITDDYYEVLRLLQFLT encoded by the coding sequence ATGAAAGTATATATTAGCGCAGATATTGAAGGCATTACTGGCACAACCTCATGGAGTGAAACTGAGTTAAATGCGCCAGATTATCAATTTTTCCAAAGACAAATGACGCGAGAGGTAGAAGCAGCGATTGAAGGTGCGATCGCAGGAGGGGCCACAGAAATTTTATTAAAAGATGCACATGATTCAGCTCGAAATCTGGATATTTCCAATTTGCCAATCAATTGTAAAGTCATCCGTGGCTGGACATACGATCCTATGTGCATGGTAGCAGGTCTTGATCAAAGCTTCGATCGTGCTATTTTTATTGGCTACCATAGTAAAGGAGGAAGTGAACGTAATCCCTTAGCCCATACGCTTTGCACATATGCCGATGTCAAAATTAATGGTGAATATGCAAGTGAATTTTTAATCAATACGTACGCAGCAGCCTTGCACGGTGTTCCGGTATCCTTCGTTAGCGGTGACGTGGGGCTCACAGAAGAAATACAGGCGTTAAATGACCACATTGTAACGTTTGCGACAAAAGAAGGCGTAGGAAATGCAACGATTAGTGTCAGCCCACAGCTAACCATTAGGGAAACGAAAAGACTGGTAGAATCTTCAATGAAGGTGCCCCGTACTGCTTTGCAGGTGAAGTTGCCAGATCGCTTCGTGGTAGACATTATTTACCGTGATCATACAAGAGCCTACCGCAATTCTTTCTATCCAAATGCCACATTCAAGCCACATAATACGGTGGAGTTTATAACCGACGATTACTATGAGGTTCTACGACTATTGCAATTTTTAACGTGA
- a CDS encoding peptide ABC transporter substrate-binding protein — translation MLVRKYWLLLICLVVLFCVACNDESSSEKASEYRVVYSGEIKTLNYLKTSETNEFAVAANMVDGLIEYDQYGVVQPGLAKEWSANEDATVWTFKLRDDAKWVTHEGKEYADVVAQDFVDGLHYVLDAKNESSTAWIATVVKNGEAFYNGEMTDFKEVGIKALDEHTVEYTLEAPTPYFLSMLNYVCFFPVNGQFIAEKGEDFGTTRENFLYNGAYILDKFEPQNERVLVKNETYWDKDNVFIDRIRYKYNKEAATVAPELFLRGEIDSASIPTSIIDEWFKDDKKKSQVRQTQNNFYTYFYALNFNPQFDAQYEPDNWKVAVNNKEFRKSLFHALDRVSAMLTVEPYNPADLLSNTITPKNFVDVEGVDYTQLAPLTAISNEDSFNKELALEYKEKAKTALAGKATFPVKVLMPYNAGIPDWANRSQVVEQQMEKLLGTDYIDIIVEAGPSTGFLSEVRRPGKFALLEANWGPDYADPSTYTDPFTVDGTYNKPELAEGYKEANGKTTYQNLVDQAKETIDTAKRYELFAKAEAFLIEEAFVIPYSVGGSGYVASKLNPFEAQYSPFGVTAEKFKGQKVLEKPMSNEEFKKALAQWEQERAEALANAEK, via the coding sequence ATGCTTGTGAGGAAGTATTGGTTGTTGTTGATATGTCTGGTTGTATTGTTTTGTGTAGCTTGTAATGACGAATCATCGAGTGAGAAAGCATCGGAATATCGTGTTGTGTATTCAGGGGAAATTAAAACGTTAAATTATTTAAAGACGTCTGAAACAAATGAGTTTGCGGTGGCAGCGAATATGGTGGATGGGCTCATTGAATATGATCAATACGGGGTTGTCCAGCCAGGGCTAGCCAAAGAGTGGTCTGCAAATGAGGATGCTACCGTGTGGACGTTCAAATTGCGAGATGATGCTAAATGGGTTACACATGAGGGCAAGGAATATGCAGATGTCGTAGCGCAGGATTTTGTGGATGGCTTACACTATGTCCTGGATGCGAAAAATGAATCATCAACTGCGTGGATTGCGACAGTAGTAAAAAATGGGGAAGCATTCTATAACGGTGAGATGACTGACTTTAAGGAAGTTGGCATAAAGGCGCTAGATGAACATACAGTAGAATATACTTTAGAGGCACCAACACCTTATTTCCTTTCTATGTTGAACTATGTTTGTTTCTTCCCGGTAAATGGCCAATTCATTGCGGAAAAAGGGGAGGATTTTGGTACAACGCGTGAAAACTTCCTTTATAACGGCGCCTATATTTTAGATAAATTTGAGCCGCAAAATGAGCGGGTCCTTGTTAAAAATGAGACGTATTGGGATAAAGACAACGTATTTATTGACCGCATCCGCTATAAATACAATAAAGAAGCGGCAACGGTAGCGCCAGAGCTATTTTTACGTGGAGAAATCGATTCAGCAAGTATACCAACTTCAATTATTGACGAATGGTTTAAAGACGATAAGAAAAAATCACAGGTTCGTCAAACACAAAATAACTTCTATACCTACTTCTATGCTCTCAACTTTAATCCACAATTTGACGCACAATATGAACCAGATAACTGGAAGGTCGCAGTCAACAATAAAGAATTCCGAAAATCATTATTCCATGCCCTTGATCGTGTGTCTGCCATGTTAACAGTTGAGCCTTATAATCCGGCAGATTTGCTAAGCAATACCATTACGCCGAAGAATTTTGTTGATGTTGAAGGGGTGGATTATACACAGTTAGCGCCATTAACGGCGATTTCCAATGAGGATTCCTTCAACAAGGAGCTTGCACTTGAGTACAAAGAAAAAGCGAAAACAGCCTTGGCGGGTAAAGCGACTTTCCCTGTCAAAGTATTAATGCCTTATAATGCTGGAATTCCAGATTGGGCGAATCGTTCTCAAGTAGTCGAGCAGCAAATGGAAAAATTACTAGGGACAGATTATATCGACATTATCGTAGAGGCTGGTCCATCGACAGGCTTCTTATCAGAGGTGCGTCGTCCAGGTAAGTTTGCGCTGTTAGAAGCAAACTGGGGCCCTGATTATGCAGATCCATCTACGTATACAGATCCATTCACAGTTGATGGTACTTACAATAAACCTGAATTAGCAGAAGGTTATAAAGAGGCTAATGGCAAAACGACTTATCAAAATCTCGTGGATCAGGCGAAAGAAACGATTGATACAGCCAAACGTTATGAGCTATTTGCCAAGGCAGAGGCCTTTTTAATTGAAGAAGCTTTTGTCATTCCATACTCAGTAGGTGGTAGTGGCTATGTGGCTTCCAAATTAAATCCGTTTGAGGCTCAGTACTCACCATTTGGTGTAACAGCGGAGAAATTTAAAGGACAAAAAGTGCTGGAAAAACCAATGAGCAATGAAGAATTTAAGAAAGCCCTTGCACAGTGGGAGCAAGAACGTGCTGAAGCTTTAGCCAATGCTGAAAAGTAG